A single region of the Aquarana catesbeiana isolate 2022-GZ linkage group LG07, ASM4218655v1, whole genome shotgun sequence genome encodes:
- the TOB2 gene encoding protein Tob2 — protein sequence MHLEIKVALNFIISYLYNKLPRRRADLFGEELERLLKGKYEGHWYPEKPLKGSGYRCVHIGETVDPVVEQAARRSGLDIDDVRANVPEELSVWIDPFEVSYQIGEKGTVKVLYLEDVESSTELDKEIKSSFNPEAQAFIPITNQETSLSNSPSPSFGQSPSPTFIPRATQPITFTTATFAATKFGSTKMKKGGQRMARSPTNNLAKHKGLSLSMHSLNFSPAQGAPSQLSPNAKEFVFSGPPGLFYDGDSQNLPSPGQFATPFNTGSSLFNDKSPFVDGLNFSLPYPSQPFQPVVLAN from the coding sequence ATGCATCTGGAGATTAAGGTCGCCCTGAATTTTATTATTTCATATCTGTATAATAAGCTTCCAAGAAGAAGAGCTGATCTGTTTGGAGAAGAGTTAGAGAGGCTTTTAAAAGGCAAATACGAAGGGCACTGGTACCCGGAAAAACCTCTGAAGGGCTCTGGCTATCGCTGTGTTCATATTGGTGAAACTGTGGATCCGGTAGTTGAGCAAGCAGCACGCAGAAGTGGGCTTGACATAGATGATGTAAGAGCAAATGTACCAGAAGAGCTTAGTGTGTGGATTGATCCATTTGAAGTGTCTTACCAAATTGGGGAGAAAGGAACCGTTAAAGTATTGTACTTAGAAGATGTAGAAAGCAGCACTGAGCTGGACAAAGAGATAAAGAGTAGCTTCAATCCTGAAGCACAAGCATTTATCCCAATCACTAACCAAGAAACCTCACTGTCCAACTCGCCATCTCCATCTTTTGGTCAGTCCCCAAGTCCAACTTTTATCCCTCGTGCCACCCAGCCCATTACCTTCACTACTGCCACCTTTGCAGCTACCAAATTTGGCTCAACCAAGATGAAGAAAGGAGGTCAGCGCATGGCACGATCGCCCACCAATAACTTGGCAAAGCACAAGGGTCTGTCTCTGTCAATGCATTCATTAAACTTCAGCCCAGCCCAGGGAGCTCCATCCCAGCTTTCTCCAAATGCCAAGGAGTTTGTCTTCAGTGGACCACCTGGGCTTTTCTATGATGGGGATAGCCAGAATCTACCAAGCCCAGGCCAGTTTGCTACTCCATTCAACACTGGGAGCAGTCTATTCAATGATAAATCCCCTTTTGTGGATGGATTGAACTTCAGCCTTCCTTATCCAAGCCAgcctttccagcctgttgtcttggCTAATTAA